The Microbacterium sp. SORGH_AS_0862 region GTCAGCTGGATGCGAGGCATCCGTCCATTGTGCCGATGGGCGGAGTCGGCGGCGAGTCGACGTGGGCTGCGGAGCTTCGCGCCCGATTCCGAGCGAACAGTCGGACAATGGCCTGATGGCACGCCGCGCGAAGAAGCCCGCAACCCGCATCCCATGGATCGTGATGATCCCGTTCGCGGTGTCGGGCGTCATCCACCTCGTGCGACCGAGCGTCTTCACGCCGATCATCCCTCGCGCGCTTCGACGGTGGGACAAGGCGCTGGTGATCGTCTCGGGCGTCGCCGAATTGGCGTGCGCGGCCGGCCTGGCTGTGCCGTCGACACGCGTGGCCGCAGGCCGCGCGAGCGCGGTGGTGCTCGCCGCGGTCTGGCCCGCCAATGCGCAGATGAGCGTCGATCTCGGCCGCCGGGCCGCTCGCCGGCGCACCCTGAAAGCGTGGGCCGCGTTCGCGGCGTCGCTCGTCCGTCTGCCGCTTCAGGTGCCCCTGATCGAGCAGGCGCTCGGTCGTTCGCGCTGACCCCCCTCAGACGACGCGCCAGAGTGTCGTGTCACGCTTGCCGCCGGCGGACCAGAGAACCATACGATCGCGCAACCGGTATCCGTCTCCGTCACGCCGGTGATGATCGAGGAGATCGAAATGCGAATGCGTCGTGCTGTGAAGCTGCGACTTACGGACGCAGACTAAGAGCGCTCACCGGCGAAGTGTCGGTGCGGCTCGGCTTTTAGCTGCATGAGCGGTCCTGACTTCCGGGTTCGGGTCAGTCGGAGGTGCTGCTGAGTTTCTGCTGGGTTTCCCATGCCGCGCGGATCGGGTGGGTGTCGTAGACGATGTGCAGATGAGTGATGCGGCCGGTGGCGTCGAGCTCGGCGACGTCGACTGCGGTGAAGGGGGCGGGCGTTCCGTCGGCAAGGGTCCAGGCGAAGTCGAACCAGAACGCGACGGTCGCGTCTGCCCCGTCGATGTCGTGAAGCGTCTTGCGCAAGGTGAGGGAGGACTGAGCGGTGTCCGCGAACAGCAGCGGGTAAAACTCGTTCGCGGCCAGGTCGCCGTACAGCGGGGAGCTGACAACGCTGTCGTCTGCGAACAGACCCAGTACCGCCTTGATGTTGGCGGCAGCGAGAGCAGCGAGGTAGTTGTCGACAAGGTGGTTGGCGACGGCGCGGGAAAGAGGCATCGATCTGTTCCTTAGAAGCATTGACAAGGTGTGGCGAGTGGGTCCGCTGGTCAGACCATAAAAGATCTTTGTTCATTTTGTGATGAACGGCGCTCATTTTCATTTCTACGTTACGGCCTCGTAACGCAGTGCGGAGCCACAGCCAGTCGCCCGGGTCAGCGGCGTTCGAGGGCTGGGAGCATCACCGCGAGTCGTCCTGAATCGCGCCTCGGAGGGCGGTTCCGGCCAAGGTTCGGCGTGTTCTTGAGGAAGCGAATTTAACGGTGGACAACTGTTACATGAGACGCGACCCTCCGAAACTCCGGCGAAACAAAAGCACAGGACAGTCAGTTCACACAGCTTCTTTTACACTGTTCAACTAGACCTGGAGATATCGCATGTCCACTCTGACTCGCGTGCGGCGGTTGGCTCCGGCCCTGGCCGCAGGCGCCCTGACCCTGTCCCTTCTTGCGGGCTGTTCGTCCGGCGTTTCTGACGCGGGCGCCGAAACCGAAACGTCCGAACCGATCCCGACCGAGTCCGTCGATCAGGCTCTGCATGCCTTGCTTCCTGAAAGCGCCCAGTCGTCCGGCATCCTCAAGGTCGGGGCACCTTACGCGCTCAAGCCGTCGATCTTCACGGACGACGCAGGTGAGCCCGAGGGCATCAGCGTCGATCTCAGCGCCGCCCTGGGCCAGGTGCTCGGTGTGCAGTTCGAGTGGGAGGAGACGGCCGACCCCGTGACCGCGATACAGTCTGGCAACCTCGATCTGTCGATGGGCTACCTGTCGGACAGCCCTGCTCGTGAGCAGGTGCTGACGATGGTGCCGCAGTTCCAGAACACATCCACGCTTCTGGTGCCGGCCGGGTCGACGATCACCGACATCACGAGCATGTGCGGCAAGGTCCTCGCCGTGGTGTCCGGGAGTCAGCAAGAGAAGCGCGCGAACACGGTCAGCTCGGAGTCGTGCGGGTCCGATCCCGTCCAGGTGACCGCGTTCCCCTCCCCCAAGGACGCGCTCACGCAGGTGCAGTCCGGCCGTGCGGACGCATATGTCGCTCCCCGGATGATCTTGCAGGGGATCGTGGACACCTCCGGAGGAGCGTTTGCTGTGACCGACGCGAACTATCCCGACTACCCATTCGCCATGGGCGTGACCAAGGACAACGTCGACCTCGCGAAGGCTCTCGCGGGCGCGCTTCAGAAGTTGTACGACACCGGCACGTACACCCAGATCCTTCAGAAGTGGGATGTCGCCGACATAGCGCTGGAGACCGACCAGATCGGGGTGAACACCGGGTCGACCGCCGCGTTCCCCGTCAACCAGTAACCGACAGATCCGGCCCGAGCGTCACCACCTGCTCGGGCCGGATCACAAGCGGAGAACTCCATGACCACTCCCCCCGTGCGTTCGCCTCGCGCTCCAGTGACGGACCCCGCCACCCCCACACCTCCCCGTGTCATCCGACGCCGCGCAGTTTTGCCCTGGATCGTCGCGGCGGCCCTGTCCGCGCTGATGATCGCCGTCGTCACGGCCCTCGCC contains the following coding sequences:
- a CDS encoding DoxX family protein encodes the protein MARRAKKPATRIPWIVMIPFAVSGVIHLVRPSVFTPIIPRALRRWDKALVIVSGVAELACAAGLAVPSTRVAAGRASAVVLAAVWPANAQMSVDLGRRAARRRTLKAWAAFAASLVRLPLQVPLIEQALGRSR
- a CDS encoding nuclear transport factor 2 family protein, whose product is MPLSRAVANHLVDNYLAALAAANIKAVLGLFADDSVVSSPLYGDLAANEFYPLLFADTAQSSLTLRKTLHDIDGADATVAFWFDFAWTLADGTPAPFTAVDVAELDATGRITHLHIVYDTHPIRAAWETQQKLSSTSD
- a CDS encoding transporter substrate-binding domain-containing protein, coding for MSTLTRVRRLAPALAAGALTLSLLAGCSSGVSDAGAETETSEPIPTESVDQALHALLPESAQSSGILKVGAPYALKPSIFTDDAGEPEGISVDLSAALGQVLGVQFEWEETADPVTAIQSGNLDLSMGYLSDSPAREQVLTMVPQFQNTSTLLVPAGSTITDITSMCGKVLAVVSGSQQEKRANTVSSESCGSDPVQVTAFPSPKDALTQVQSGRADAYVAPRMILQGIVDTSGGAFAVTDANYPDYPFAMGVTKDNVDLAKALAGALQKLYDTGTYTQILQKWDVADIALETDQIGVNTGSTAAFPVNQ